One Lycium barbarum isolate Lr01 chromosome 5, ASM1917538v2, whole genome shotgun sequence genomic window carries:
- the LOC132641740 gene encoding rust resistance kinase Lr10-like codes for MAPTFLFLCCLIIFHQAQAEGNSESNCFEEFECGSLGVMKFPFTDSSKPECGLCKFDCQAKPYPKIELGGDKYDALVKRGDFFLISDPNLQKHLENKSCKSFYKKFSFPNSPLISFQIVPNLTLYRCNHSHDDNSQKTTDSFFQDFDRYNKCKDFNVYYHHPKKAWGNTSAKISGKFPKLCSLVQLPIPLPTPSKSYSSDLFELFTPSILLDWELSKDCHDCLDKGGKCLIGDEHNFHCSKGTSKRGHLRATWFVVATGAVLFTVGLLVLLVCFGDKILGHKYIKFWEYYAEDHQKIEAFLKNYGSYTPKRYNYSEVKRITGRFKNKLGQGGYGYVYKGTLHNGSDVAVKVLNQLKGNGEEFINEVASISRTSHVNIVSLVGFCFEGPKRALIYEFMPNGSLEKFIYEERSDRVRQLGWPTLYKIALGIARGLEYLHRGCNTRILHFDIKPHNILLDENFCPKISDFGLAKLCMKQESIVSMLGARGTIGYIAPEIVCRNLGGVSHKSDVYSYGMMVLEMVGGRKNVDVGVDRTSEIYFPHWIYRRIELDEELQLIGIMNEEEKECARKMVMMSLWCIQTDPSNRPSMSNVVEMLEGNQDSMQIPTKPYLYSPARSKVDSSTVQLA; via the exons ATGGCTCCTACTTTCTTGTTTCTGTGTTGTTTAATAATCTTTCACCAAGCTCAAGCAGAAGGTAACTCCGAATCCAACTGCTTCGAGGAATTCGAGTGTGGAAGCCTCGGAGTTATGAAGTTTCCTTTCACAGATTCCAGCAAACCTGAGTGCGGATTGTGCAAGTTTGATTGTCAAGCTAAACCATATCCAAAGATTGAACTTGGTGGAGACAAATATGATGCTTTAGTCAAGAGGGGTGATTTTTTCCTGATTTCAGATCCTAACCTTCAGAAGCACTTAGAAAACAAAAGTTGCAAGTCTTTTTATAAAAAATTCTCATTTCCAAACTCCCCTTTGATTTCTTTCCAAATTGTTCCTAACTTAACCTTGTACAGATGCAATCATAGTCATGACGACAATAGCCAAAAGACAACTGATTCTTTTTTCCAAGATTTTGATAGATACAATAAGTGTAAAGATTTTAATGTTTACTATCACCATCCCAAAAAAGCATGGGGAAATACTAGTGCTAAGATAAGTGGCAAATTTCCAAAGCTCTGTTCACTGGTACAATTGCCAATTCCATTGCCTACACCATCTAAATCATATTCCAGTGACTTGTTTGAACTGTTTACTCCTAGTATTCTTCTAGACTGGGAGTTGTCTAAAGATTGTCATGACTGTCTTGACAAAGGAGGGAAATGTCTGATCGGCGACGAACACAACTTTCATTGTTCCAAAG GAACATCAAAAAGGGGTCACCTTCGGGCAACCTGGTTCGTAGTAGCCACAG GTGCAGTTTTGTTTACAGTTGGACTGTTGGTTCTACTCGTCTGCTTCGGAGACAAGATTTTGGGGCACAAATACATCAAGTTTTGGGAATATTATGCTGAGGATCACCAAAAGATCGAAGCATTCTTAAAGAACTATGGGTCATACACTCCAAAAAGATACAACTATTCAGAAGTCAAAAGAATCACTGGTCGCTTCAAAAACAAACTAGGTCAAGGAGGATATGGTTATGTGTACAAAGGAACTCTGCATAACGGAAGTGATGTGGCTGTAAAGGTCCTGAATCAACTAAAAGGCAATGGTGAAGAGTTCATTAACGAGGTGGCAAGTATTAGCAGGACATCACATGTTAATATCGTGAGCCTTGTGGGATTCTGTTTTGAGGGTCCTAAAAGAGCTCTCATTTATGAATTCATGCCAAATGGATCTCTTGAAAAGTTTATCTATGAAGAAAGATCTGACAGAGTTCGCCAATTGGGTTGGCCAACATTATACAAAATCGCACTAGGCATAGCTCGAGGATTGGAGTACTTGCATCGTGGTTGTAACACAAGAATTTTGCATTTTGATATAAAGCCTCATAATATCCTACTTGATGAAAATTTTTGTCCTAAAATCTCTGATTTTGGTCTTGCCAAACTGTGCATGAAACAGGAGAGTATTGTGTCAATGCTAGGTGCACGAGGGACTATCGGTTATATTGCTCCAGAAATTGTTTGCAGAAACTTGGGAGGTGTCTCTCACAAGTCTGACGTCTATAGCTACGGAATGATGGTCCTAGAGATGGTTGGAGGAAGAAAAAATGTTGATGTTGGAGTTGATCGCACGAGTGAAATCTACTTTCCACATTGGATCTATCGACGTATTGAACTGGACGAAGAGCTTCAACTAATTGGAATAATGAATGAAGAGGAGAAAGAATGTGCAAGAaagatggtaatgatgagcttaTGGTGCATACAGACTGATCCCTCAAATCGACCATCCATGAGCAATGTTGTGGAAATGTTAGAAGGAAACCAAGACTCTATGCAAATTCCTACCAAGCCTTACTTATATTCTCCCGCAAGATCAAAGGTAGATTCATCAACTGTACAACTGGCCTAG
- the LOC132641741 gene encoding uncharacterized protein LOC132641741 isoform X2, with the protein MLKHELLVNHSRRIPCPRPGRIWLEQRGIQRSLYWHIEARVVLDLQEFIKSDNVRELHFSMVDGDFKKFEGKWSVRVGTRIVPNLAISKILSRDNNKVRTLQEGCKGLLYMVLHAHVVLDLSEHIEQEISFEQVEGDFDFFQGKWMLEQLGSHHTLLKYTLESKMHKNSFLSEAIMEEVIYEDLPSNLCAIRDYIEKRETEKPLEKFNHDLCREASVSSSIKDSSVYYDRPAGQNSESSSLYSPRQRPKVRGLQRDIEVLKVELLAFISEHGQEGFMPMRKQLRKHERVDTEKAITRMGGFRRIASLMDLSLAYKHRKPKGYWDNLENLQEEISRFQKNWGMDPSYMPSRKSFERAGRYDIARALEKWGGLHEVSRLLTLKASKQTSKPCQREES; encoded by the exons ATGCTGAAGCATGAATTACTTGTTAATCACAGTAGGAGAATTCCTTGTCCACGCCCTGGACGTATTTGGTTGGAGCAAAGAGGTATCCAACGATCGCTTTATTGGCACATAGAAGCTCGCGTTGTTTTGGATCTCCAAGAATTCATTAAATCA GATAATGTTCGCGAGCTCCATTTCTCTATGGTTGACGGTGACTTCAAGAAGTTTGAAGGCAAATGGTCTGTGAGAGTTGGAACGAG GATAGTTCCAAATTTAGCAATCAGTAAGATCTTATCACGAGACAACAACAAAGTTCGCACTCTTCAG GAAGGATGCAAGGGTCTTCTATACATGGTACTCCATGCACATGTCGTTCTAGACTTATCGGAACATATAGAACAAGAAATTAGCTTTGAGCAGGTGGAAGGAGACTTCGATTTTTTTCAAGGAAAATGGATGTTAGAGCAATTAGGCAGTCATCATACCCTATTGAAGTACACACTGGAGTCAAAAATGCACAAGAATTCATTTCTTTCTGAAGCAATTATGGAAGAG GTCATATATGAGGACCTTCCCTCAAACTTATGTGCAATCCGAGATTACATTGAGAAAAGAGAGACAGAGAAACCACTTGAGAAATTTAACCATGATCTATGCAGAGAGGCATCTGTTAGTTCATCAATCAAGGATTCATCTGTTTATTATGATAGGCCAGCTGGACAGAATTCAGAAAGTAGTAGTTTATATTCACCTAGACAAAGACCGAAGGTTCGGGGGCTGCAGAGGGATATTGAAGTTCTCAAAGTTGAGCTCTTGGCTTTTATATCTGAACATGGACAGGAAGGATTTATGCCTATGAGAAAGCAACTCAGGAAACATGAAAGAGTGGATACTGAAAAGGCGATTACACGCATGGGAGGTTTTAGAAGAATAGCTTCATTGATGGATCTCTCTCTTGCTTACAAACACCGCAAACCGAAAGGTTATTGGGATAACTTGGAAAACTTACAAGAGGAG ATCAGTCGCTTCCAGAAGAATTGGGGAATGGATCCATCATATATGCCCAGTAGAAAATCATTTGAACGTGCAG GTCGCTATGATATTGCTCGTGCATTAGAAAAATGGGGTGGCCTTCATGAAGTTTCGCGTCTTCTAACACTTAAGGCATCCAAACAGACAAGCAAGCCTTGCCAAAGAGAAGAAAGTTGA
- the LOC132641741 gene encoding uncharacterized protein LOC132641741 isoform X1 → MLKHELLVNHSRRIPCPRPGRIWLEQRGIQRSLYWHIEARVVLDLQEFIKSDNVRELHFSMVDGDFKKFEGKWSVRVGTSITVKAPVREVWNVLTSYESLPEIVPNLAISKILSRDNNKVRTLQEGCKGLLYMVLHAHVVLDLSEHIEQEISFEQVEGDFDFFQGKWMLEQLGSHHTLLKYTLESKMHKNSFLSEAIMEEVIYEDLPSNLCAIRDYIEKRETEKPLEKFNHDLCREASVSSSIKDSSVYYDRPAGQNSESSSLYSPRQRPKVRGLQRDIEVLKVELLAFISEHGQEGFMPMRKQLRKHERVDTEKAITRMGGFRRIASLMDLSLAYKHRKPKGYWDNLENLQEEISRFQKNWGMDPSYMPSRKSFERAGRYDIARALEKWGGLHEVSRLLTLKASKQTSKPCQREES, encoded by the exons ATGCTGAAGCATGAATTACTTGTTAATCACAGTAGGAGAATTCCTTGTCCACGCCCTGGACGTATTTGGTTGGAGCAAAGAGGTATCCAACGATCGCTTTATTGGCACATAGAAGCTCGCGTTGTTTTGGATCTCCAAGAATTCATTAAATCA GATAATGTTCGCGAGCTCCATTTCTCTATGGTTGACGGTGACTTCAAGAAGTTTGAAGGCAAATGGTCTGTGAGAGTTGGAACGAG TATTACAGTAAAAGCTCCAGTCCGTGAAGTATGGAATGTCTTGACTTCTTATGAAAGTCTTCCTGA GATAGTTCCAAATTTAGCAATCAGTAAGATCTTATCACGAGACAACAACAAAGTTCGCACTCTTCAG GAAGGATGCAAGGGTCTTCTATACATGGTACTCCATGCACATGTCGTTCTAGACTTATCGGAACATATAGAACAAGAAATTAGCTTTGAGCAGGTGGAAGGAGACTTCGATTTTTTTCAAGGAAAATGGATGTTAGAGCAATTAGGCAGTCATCATACCCTATTGAAGTACACACTGGAGTCAAAAATGCACAAGAATTCATTTCTTTCTGAAGCAATTATGGAAGAG GTCATATATGAGGACCTTCCCTCAAACTTATGTGCAATCCGAGATTACATTGAGAAAAGAGAGACAGAGAAACCACTTGAGAAATTTAACCATGATCTATGCAGAGAGGCATCTGTTAGTTCATCAATCAAGGATTCATCTGTTTATTATGATAGGCCAGCTGGACAGAATTCAGAAAGTAGTAGTTTATATTCACCTAGACAAAGACCGAAGGTTCGGGGGCTGCAGAGGGATATTGAAGTTCTCAAAGTTGAGCTCTTGGCTTTTATATCTGAACATGGACAGGAAGGATTTATGCCTATGAGAAAGCAACTCAGGAAACATGAAAGAGTGGATACTGAAAAGGCGATTACACGCATGGGAGGTTTTAGAAGAATAGCTTCATTGATGGATCTCTCTCTTGCTTACAAACACCGCAAACCGAAAGGTTATTGGGATAACTTGGAAAACTTACAAGAGGAG ATCAGTCGCTTCCAGAAGAATTGGGGAATGGATCCATCATATATGCCCAGTAGAAAATCATTTGAACGTGCAG GTCGCTATGATATTGCTCGTGCATTAGAAAAATGGGGTGGCCTTCATGAAGTTTCGCGTCTTCTAACACTTAAGGCATCCAAACAGACAAGCAAGCCTTGCCAAAGAGAAGAAAGTTGA
- the LOC132641741 gene encoding uncharacterized protein LOC132641741 isoform X3 → MRVIIGEYLGKIADLTSHVWWMRSISEDLMAYCITVKAPVREVWNVLTSYESLPEIVPNLAISKILSRDNNKVRTLQEGCKGLLYMVLHAHVVLDLSEHIEQEISFEQVEGDFDFFQGKWMLEQLGSHHTLLKYTLESKMHKNSFLSEAIMEEVIYEDLPSNLCAIRDYIEKRETEKPLEKFNHDLCREASVSSSIKDSSVYYDRPAGQNSESSSLYSPRQRPKVRGLQRDIEVLKVELLAFISEHGQEGFMPMRKQLRKHERVDTEKAITRMGGFRRIASLMDLSLAYKHRKPKGYWDNLENLQEEISRFQKNWGMDPSYMPSRKSFERAGRYDIARALEKWGGLHEVSRLLTLKASKQTSKPCQREES, encoded by the exons ATGCGAGTAATAATTGGGGAATATTTGGGAAAGATTGCAGACTTGACAAGCCATGTGTGGTGGATGAGGTCCATCTCTGAAGATTTGATGGCCTACTG TATTACAGTAAAAGCTCCAGTCCGTGAAGTATGGAATGTCTTGACTTCTTATGAAAGTCTTCCTGA GATAGTTCCAAATTTAGCAATCAGTAAGATCTTATCACGAGACAACAACAAAGTTCGCACTCTTCAG GAAGGATGCAAGGGTCTTCTATACATGGTACTCCATGCACATGTCGTTCTAGACTTATCGGAACATATAGAACAAGAAATTAGCTTTGAGCAGGTGGAAGGAGACTTCGATTTTTTTCAAGGAAAATGGATGTTAGAGCAATTAGGCAGTCATCATACCCTATTGAAGTACACACTGGAGTCAAAAATGCACAAGAATTCATTTCTTTCTGAAGCAATTATGGAAGAG GTCATATATGAGGACCTTCCCTCAAACTTATGTGCAATCCGAGATTACATTGAGAAAAGAGAGACAGAGAAACCACTTGAGAAATTTAACCATGATCTATGCAGAGAGGCATCTGTTAGTTCATCAATCAAGGATTCATCTGTTTATTATGATAGGCCAGCTGGACAGAATTCAGAAAGTAGTAGTTTATATTCACCTAGACAAAGACCGAAGGTTCGGGGGCTGCAGAGGGATATTGAAGTTCTCAAAGTTGAGCTCTTGGCTTTTATATCTGAACATGGACAGGAAGGATTTATGCCTATGAGAAAGCAACTCAGGAAACATGAAAGAGTGGATACTGAAAAGGCGATTACACGCATGGGAGGTTTTAGAAGAATAGCTTCATTGATGGATCTCTCTCTTGCTTACAAACACCGCAAACCGAAAGGTTATTGGGATAACTTGGAAAACTTACAAGAGGAG ATCAGTCGCTTCCAGAAGAATTGGGGAATGGATCCATCATATATGCCCAGTAGAAAATCATTTGAACGTGCAG GTCGCTATGATATTGCTCGTGCATTAGAAAAATGGGGTGGCCTTCATGAAGTTTCGCGTCTTCTAACACTTAAGGCATCCAAACAGACAAGCAAGCCTTGCCAAAGAGAAGAAAGTTGA